From Streptomyces cyaneogriseus subsp. noncyanogenus, the proteins below share one genomic window:
- a CDS encoding carbohydrate ABC transporter permease: MGSAVTHAPAREGLAEDSVPRSGPAHSPRPAASARRGRRENLAGYLFMSPWIAGFLLLTAGPMAASLYFAFTDYNLFDAPRWIGLDNFSEMFADPRWRHSVRITLWYVVIGTPVKLLAALGVALLLAQKRRGQAFYRAAFYAPSLIGASVSVAIVWKAIFSDDAIVDRTQKLFGIDAGGWTGDPDLIIYSLVALTVWQFGAPMVIFLAGLKQVPRELYEAADVDGAGKLRQFWNITLPMISPVLFFNVLLETIHSFQIFSSAYIVGGGAGGNACGPADGTMVYTCYLYVQGFENSRMGLASAMAWMLLVAVALVTAVLFWSQKRWVHYEEGGR; encoded by the coding sequence ATGGGAAGCGCCGTGACACACGCCCCCGCGAGGGAGGGCCTGGCCGAGGACTCCGTGCCGCGGAGCGGACCGGCGCACTCGCCGCGCCCCGCCGCTTCCGCGCGGCGGGGCCGCCGGGAGAACCTGGCCGGCTACCTCTTCATGTCCCCCTGGATCGCCGGCTTCCTGCTGCTGACGGCCGGGCCGATGGCCGCCTCGCTCTACTTCGCCTTCACCGACTACAACCTCTTCGACGCACCCCGGTGGATCGGCCTGGACAACTTCTCCGAGATGTTCGCCGACCCGCGCTGGCGCCACTCGGTCCGGATCACGCTGTGGTACGTCGTCATCGGCACCCCGGTCAAACTGCTCGCCGCCCTCGGGGTGGCGCTGCTGCTGGCCCAGAAGCGGCGAGGGCAGGCCTTCTACCGGGCGGCCTTCTACGCGCCGTCGCTGATCGGCGCGAGCGTCTCCGTCGCCATCGTCTGGAAGGCGATCTTCTCGGACGACGCGATCGTCGACCGGACGCAGAAGCTCTTCGGCATCGACGCCGGCGGCTGGACCGGCGACCCGGACCTGATCATCTACAGCCTGGTGGCGCTCACCGTCTGGCAGTTCGGCGCCCCCATGGTCATCTTCCTGGCCGGCCTGAAGCAGGTACCGCGCGAGCTGTACGAGGCGGCCGACGTCGACGGGGCCGGCAAGCTGCGGCAGTTCTGGAACATCACCCTGCCGATGATCTCCCCGGTCCTCTTCTTCAACGTCCTGCTGGAGACCATCCACTCCTTCCAGATCTTCAGCTCGGCCTACATCGTCGGCGGCGGCGCCGGAGGCAACGCCTGCGGGCCCGCGGACGGAACCATGGTCTACACCTGTTACCTGTACGTCCAGGGCTTCGAGAACAGCCGGATGGGCCTGGCCTCCGCCATGGCGTGGATGCTGCTCGTGGCGGTCGCCCTGGTCACCGCGGTGCTGTTCTGGTCCCAGAAGCGCTGGGTGCACTACGAGGAGGGCGGCCGATGA
- a CDS encoding carbohydrate ABC transporter permease: MSSPGLSTAPGPGAPPPASGAPARSARADGLRRKLPGSLAWHLGSLAILAVILYPVVWVIGGSFKKSEDIVGSLDLLPGDPITSNYTRLTEGIADVPISTFFTNSLLLAVGSVVGILVSCSLTAYAFAKIRFAGRNLLFTLMIGTLLLPYHVLLIPQYVLFRNMDMINTYTPLLLGKYLATEAFFVFLMVQFMRNLPRELDEAARLDGCGHFRIYWSIVLPLSRPALITSAIFTFINSWNDFMGPLIYLNEPDKYTVSLGLKMFVDQEAVADYGGMIAMSLVALLPVLAFFLAFQRYLIDGMATSGLKG; encoded by the coding sequence ATGAGCTCCCCCGGACTCTCCACCGCGCCCGGACCGGGCGCGCCCCCGCCGGCCTCCGGCGCCCCGGCCCGCTCCGCGCGGGCGGACGGCCTGCGGCGCAAGCTGCCCGGCTCGCTCGCCTGGCACCTGGGGTCGCTGGCGATCCTGGCCGTGATCCTCTATCCGGTGGTCTGGGTCATCGGCGGCTCCTTCAAGAAGAGCGAGGACATCGTCGGCAGCCTCGACCTCCTGCCGGGCGACCCGATCACCAGCAACTACACGCGTCTGACCGAGGGCATCGCCGACGTCCCCATCTCCACGTTCTTCACCAACTCGCTGCTGCTCGCGGTGGGCTCGGTGGTCGGCATCCTGGTGTCCTGCTCGCTGACCGCCTACGCCTTCGCGAAGATCAGGTTCGCGGGGCGGAACCTGCTCTTCACGCTGATGATCGGCACGCTGCTGCTGCCGTACCACGTGCTCCTGATCCCGCAGTACGTGCTGTTCCGCAACATGGACATGATCAACACGTACACGCCGCTGCTGCTGGGCAAGTACCTGGCCACGGAAGCGTTCTTCGTCTTTCTCATGGTGCAGTTCATGCGCAACCTGCCGAGGGAGCTGGACGAGGCGGCCCGCCTCGACGGCTGCGGGCACTTCCGCATCTACTGGTCGATCGTGCTCCCGCTCTCCCGCCCGGCGCTGATCACCAGTGCGATCTTCACCTTCATCAACTCCTGGAACGACTTCATGGGCCCGCTGATCTACCTCAACGAGCCCGACAAGTACACCGTCTCGCTGGGCCTGAAGATGTTCGTGGACCAGGAAGCCGTGGCCGACTACGGCGGCATGATCGCGATGTCCCTCGTCGCGCTCCTGCCCGTCCTCGCCTTCTTCCTGGCGTTCCAGCGCTATCTCATCGACGGCATGGCGACGTCCGGGCTGAAGGGCTGA